Genomic DNA from bacterium:
CTCAGAAGAGCAACGGCCGCTTGGCTGTCTGCAAAGTTCAAGTGACTTTGAGGGCGTCTCGTAACTCCTATTCGTATGCCTTTTCGAGTGTTCCCGCCGGTACTTGTTTAGTTGTAGCGCGTGTTCGCGGAAAGTGGGCAGGCGTTGTGATGCAAGACGGCAGAATTGGTTGGTCCCCGTTAGCATCTTTTCAGTTGACCGATTATCAAGTCGTTTATAATGGCGGTTGGCAGGTAAAAGGTTCGCGCTCACCAGTTACTACAAGCGGTAATTCTGTTACTTCATTGGCGCTTAAGTATCTTGGTGTGAGATATGTTTGGGGAGGTAACACACCGGAGCAGGGAATGGACTGTTCAGGGTATGTTAAAAACGTCTTCGGCAAACTTGGGGT
This window encodes:
- a CDS encoding C40 family peptidase produces the protein MFRRTVIILAILILCLNLVAYAQKSNGRLAVCKVQVTLRASRNSYSYAFSSVPAGTCLVVARVRGKWAGVVMQDGRIGWSPLASFQLTDYQVVYNGGWQVKGSRSPVTTSGNSVTSLALKYLGVRYVWGGNTPEQGMDCSGYVKNVFGKLGVKLPRRATHQMAVGQVISRYEDLKPGDRLYFSDRKHTRISHTGIYLGKGYFIHANSSAKKVSISYLITKRWMSICVAARR